In Armatimonadota bacterium, one DNA window encodes the following:
- a CDS encoding Ig-like domain-containing protein translates to MPSSLLKSVLAALVALSIAACGGGGGTAKSLVYETDWTNRGRGVTGLSQSIEVFDSQGRRTDSLIVNQDTEGIQTVRLALSGSGPYHVHVDLYSQRDNQGTKTGEIDALVTGGSFKSQVGINVASVFVTPQNTAFQVQHSKQFYATGYGVAAKAVFVEPGSFEWSVLGSSATISETGLALGVAEGSGTARATYTPDNIQGSSVFTVEPFDSKRTRWTVLVYLNAANDLYSFSDLNVNQMEQVATNPQVRFVVQWKQSKSLFSGSSFDGTRRYLVRADNTSQIASELIQDMGTSVDMGQAQTLTDFIAWGKTYYPADRYCLVIWNHGNGWRRGIQEPSRAVSYDDETGNSIQIWQLAQALGNNTFDIVAWDASLMQMLEVAYEIQDKALYVVGGEESPPGEGYPYDLIFKKFRDQDTDTTRNLTKAFVDGMLAVPGYASRKITQSVIDTSKLPALGTAVDALADELIANVGTIGSAIVNVRTSAQSYSPTSNRVYRDLVHVCDLLISQVSVTSIQTAAGNVKTAINDALVWEGHNSNSPNSHGVSIDFSSSTTFNLGTTAVDYALMRFAADTSWNEWLQIAP, encoded by the coding sequence GAGACCGATTGGACCAACCGAGGGCGCGGAGTCACGGGCCTCTCGCAGTCCATCGAGGTCTTTGATTCCCAAGGCCGGCGGACAGACTCGCTGATCGTCAACCAGGACACCGAAGGCATTCAGACCGTTCGTTTGGCCCTTTCCGGTTCGGGCCCCTACCACGTTCACGTAGACCTCTACTCCCAGCGGGACAATCAAGGCACGAAGACCGGCGAGATCGACGCGCTCGTTACCGGTGGAAGCTTCAAGTCTCAGGTCGGCATCAACGTTGCCAGCGTTTTTGTGACCCCCCAGAACACGGCTTTCCAGGTTCAGCACAGCAAGCAGTTCTACGCGACAGGCTACGGCGTTGCCGCAAAAGCCGTGTTCGTCGAGCCGGGCAGCTTCGAATGGTCGGTGCTCGGAAGCAGCGCCACCATCAGCGAAACGGGTCTAGCTCTGGGCGTCGCCGAGGGCTCCGGGACCGCTCGGGCAACCTACACGCCCGACAACATCCAGGGGAGCTCGGTGTTCACCGTCGAGCCTTTTGATTCCAAGAGAACCCGCTGGACGGTGTTGGTCTACCTAAATGCGGCCAACGACCTCTATTCCTTCAGCGACCTCAACGTAAACCAGATGGAGCAGGTGGCCACCAATCCGCAGGTGCGGTTCGTGGTTCAGTGGAAACAGTCCAAGAGCCTGTTCAGCGGGTCATCGTTCGATGGCACGCGGCGTTACCTGGTTAGAGCCGACAACACCAGCCAGATCGCCAGCGAACTCATCCAGGACATGGGGACCAGCGTCGACATGGGGCAGGCCCAGACACTAACGGACTTCATCGCCTGGGGCAAGACCTATTACCCCGCGGACCGCTATTGCCTGGTCATCTGGAACCACGGCAACGGCTGGCGGCGCGGCATCCAGGAGCCATCCCGGGCTGTGAGCTACGACGATGAGACCGGAAACTCGATCCAGATCTGGCAGCTCGCACAGGCGCTCGGCAACAACACCTTCGATATCGTGGCGTGGGATGCGAGCCTGATGCAGATGCTCGAAGTCGCCTATGAGATTCAGGACAAGGCGCTGTATGTGGTGGGCGGCGAGGAGAGTCCCCCCGGTGAGGGCTATCCCTACGATCTGATCTTCAAGAAGTTCAGGGACCAGGACACGGACACCACCAGGAACCTTACGAAGGCGTTCGTGGACGGCATGCTGGCTGTGCCGGGGTATGCGAGCCGCAAGATCACGCAGAGCGTGATCGACACCAGCAAGCTGCCAGCCTTGGGCACGGCCGTGGATGCCCTGGCGGATGAGCTGATCGCGAACGTGGGCACCATCGGTTCGGCGATCGTCAACGTCCGCACCAGCGCCCAGAGTTACAGCCCGACATCGAACCGGGTGTATCGCGACCTCGTGCACGTTTGCGATCTGCTGATCTCCCAGGTCTCAGTGACCTCGATCCAGACGGCGGCGGGCAATGTGAAAACGGCGATCAACGACGCGCTGGTCTGGGAGGGGCACAACAGCAACTCGCCGAACAGCCACGGGGTGTCGATCGACTTTTCGTCCTCGACCACGTTCAATTTGGGCACGACGGCAGTGGACTATGCGCTGATGCGGTTTGCCGCAGATACGTCGTGGAACGAGTGGCTGCAGATTGCACCCTGA